A DNA window from Choloepus didactylus isolate mChoDid1 chromosome 9, mChoDid1.pri, whole genome shotgun sequence contains the following coding sequences:
- the MARS2 gene encoding methionine--tRNA ligase, mitochondrial, producing the protein MLRISALRLLGLPGSCKVSLVEASGPRHYCSGPLSYRDGARDKRVFFTTPIFYVNAAPHIGHLYSALLADALYRHRCLRVPSAAATRFSTGTDEHGLKIQQAAIAAGLAPAELCDQVSAQFQQLFREAGVASTDFIRTTEARHRLAVQHFWGVLKDRDLLYKGLYEGWYCASDECFLPEAKVTRQPGPSGEDCPVSLESGHPVSWTKEENYIFRLSQFREPLRRWLRDDPQAITPEPFHRAVLQWLEEELPDLSVSRRSSHLHWGIPVPGDDSQTIYVWLDALVNYLTVIGYPGAEFRSWWPFTSHIIGKDILKFHAIYWPALLLGAGMSPPHRIYVHSHWTVCGQKMSKSLGNVVDPRACLDHYTVDGFRYFLLRQGVPNWDCDYYDEKVVKLLDSELADALGGLLNRCTANRINPSGIFPIFCTACFPSEPGLVGPLVRAQAEDYALVNAVASLPKQVSDHYDNFQIYKALEAVSICVRQTNGFVQRHAPWKLNWESPVDAPWLGTVLHVALECLRVFGTLLQPVTPTLADKLLSRLGVSATERGLGELCFLPRFYGHPCPFEGRRLGPETGLLFPRLDQSRAWLVKAHRT; encoded by the coding sequence ATGCTGCGAATTTCTGCTCTCCGGCTGCTGGGACTCCCGGGGTCCTGTAAGGTCTCGCTCGTGGAAGCGTCTGGCCCACGTCACTACTGTTCGGGCCCTCTCAGTTACCGCGACGGTGCCCGCGATAAGCGTGTCTTCTTCACAACACCCATTTTCTACGTGAACGCGGCGCCACACATCGGGCACCTGTATTCGGCACTCCTGGCGGATGCCCTGTACCGCCACCGTTGCCTCCGAGTCCCCAGCGCTGCCGCCACGCGATTCTCCACTGGCACCGACGAGCATGGCCTGAAGATCCAGCAGGCGGCAATCGCCGCAGGCCTAGCCCCGGCCGAGCTGTGCGACCAAGTCTCTGCCCAGTTCCAGCAGCTTTTCCGGGAGGCTGGCGTCGCCTCCACCGACTTCATCCGCACCACCGAGGCGCGGCACCGACTGGCTGTGCAGCATTTCTGGGGGGTGCTGAAGGATCGGGATCTGCTCTACAAGGGGCTATATGAAGGTTGGTACTGCGCCTCCGACGAATGCTTCCTGCCTGAAGCCAAGGTCACCCGGCAGCCAGGCCCGTCAGGGGAGGACTGTCCCGTGTCTCTGGAGAGCGGACATCCCGTCTCTTGGACCAAGGAAGAAAACTACATTTTCAGGCTTTCACAGTTCCGGGAACCTCTCCGGCGGTGGCTACGGGACGACCCTCAGGCCATTACCCCTGAGCCATTCCATCGTGCAGTTCTTCAGTGGCTGGAGGAGGAGCTGCCCGACCTGTCTGTCTCCCGCAGGAGTAGCCATTTGCACTGGGGCATTCCGGTGCCTGGGGACGATTCCCAGACCATCTATGTATGGCTGGATGCCCTGGTGAACTACCTCACTGTTATTGGCTACCCAGGTGCTGAGTTCAGATCTTGGTGGCCGTTCACGTCTCATATCATAGGCAAGGACATTCTCAAATTCCATGCCATCTATTGGCCTGCCCTCCTCTTAGGGGCGGGCATGAGCCCTCCACATCGCATCTATGTCCACTCCCACTGGACAGTCTGTGGCCAAAAGATGTCCAAGAGCTTGGGCAATGTGGTGGATCCCAGGGCTTGCCTTGACCACTACACTGTGGATGGCTTCCGCTACTTTCTCCTTCGGCAGGGTGTCCCCAACTGGGACTGTGACTACTATGATGAAAAAGTGGTTAAGTTGCTGGACTCAGAGCTGGCAGATGCCTTGGGAGGTCTTCTGAACAGATGCACTGCCAATAGAATAAATCCTTCTGGGATTTTCCCCATCTTTTGCACTGCCTGCTTCCCCAGTGAGCCAGGGTTGGTGGGGCCATTAGTTCGTGCTCAGGCAGAGGACTATGCTCTGGTGAACGCAGTGGCCTCTTTGCCCAAGCAGGTATCAGACCACTATGATAACTTCCAGATCTATAAGGCTTTGGAGGCAGTATCCATCTGTGTCCGGCAGACTAATGGCTTTGTCCAGAGGCATGCACCATGGAAGTTGAACTGGGAGAGCCCAGTGGATGCTCCCTGGCTGGGTACTGTACTTCATGTGGCCTTGGAATGTTTGCGAGTCTTTGGAACTTTGCTCCAGCCAGTCACTCCCACCCTAGCTGACAAGCTGCTGTCTAGGCTGGGGGTTTCTGCCACAGAGAGGGGCCTTGGAGAGCTCTGTTTCTTGCCTCGGTTCTATGGACATCCTTGCCCCTTTGAAGGGAGGAGGCTGGGACCTGAAACTGGGCTCTTGTTTCCAAGACTGGACCAGTCCAGGGCTTGGTTGGTGAAAGCCCACAGGACCTAG